A single region of the Zonotrichia leucophrys gambelii isolate GWCS_2022_RI chromosome 9, RI_Zleu_2.0, whole genome shotgun sequence genome encodes:
- the SEC62 gene encoding translocation protein SEC62, translating to MAERRRHRKRVQEVGEPFKEEKAVAKYLRFNCPTKSTNMMGHRVDYFIASKAVDCLLDSKWAKAKKGEEALFTTRESVVDYCNRLLKKQFFHRALKVMKMKPDKDTKKEKEKGKAESGKEEEKKSKKESGKDEKTKKEKEKEKKKDGEKDECKKDDTPGTPKKKETKRKFKLEPHEDQVFLDGNEVYVWIYDPVHFKTFAMGLVLVIAVIAATLFPLWPAEMRVGVYYLSVGAGCFVASILLLAVARCILFLIIWLITGGRHHFWFLPNLTADVGFIDSFRPLYTHEYKGPKADLKKEEKAESKKQQKYDSEEKSDSEKKEEEDGKTEGTRNSGTDGSGGERHSDTDSDRREDDRSQHSSGNGNDFEMITKEELEQQTDEGDCEEEEEEDTESGPSHGKS from the exons ATGGCGGAGCGGCGGAGGCACAGGAAGCGCGTCCAG GAAGTTGGTGAGCCATTCAAGGAGGAGAAGGCTGTTGCTAAATACTTGCGCTTCAACTGCCCAACAAAATCCACCAACATGATGGGCCACCGAGTTGATTATTTTATTG ctTCCAAAGCTGTGGATTGCCTCCTGGATTCTAAATGGGCGAAGGCAAAGAAGGGAGAGGAGGCTCTCTTCACAACCCGAGAGTCTGTGGTTGATTACTGCAACAG aCTCCTGAAAAAACAGTTCTTTCATCGAGCCTTGAAAGTGATGAAAATGAAACCTGACAAGGATaccaagaaagaaaaggaaaaaggaaaggctgagagtggaaaagaagaggagaaaaagagcaagaaggaaagtggcaaagatgaaaaaacaaagaaggagaaagaaaaggaaaagaaaaaggatggtGAAAAAGATGAGTGTAAGAAG GATGACACCCCAGGAACAcccaagaaaaaggaaactaaGAGAAAATTTAAACTTGAGCCACATGAAGACCAAGTTTTCTTGGATGGAAATGAG GTCTACGTGTGGATCTATGACCCTGTTCACTTTAAAACTTTTGCCATGGGACTTGTACTTG TGATCGCCGTTATAGCCGCCACCCTGTTCCCGCTGTGGCCAGCCGAGATGCGTGTCGGTGTTTATTACCTCAGCGTGGGCGCCGGCTGCTTTGTCGCCAGTATTCTGCTCCTGGCCGTCG CTCGCTGCATCCTTTTCCTCATCATCTGGCTCATCACTGGAGGAAGGCATCACTTCTGGTTCCTGCCAAACCTCACAGCAGACGTGGGATTCATTGACTCCTTCAGGCCCCTGTACACACACGAATACAAAGGACCAAAAGCAGActtaaagaaagaggaaaaagcagaatccaaaaagcagcaaaaatacGACAGCGAGGAGAAATCAGACagtgagaagaaggaagaggaggatggaAAGACAGAAGGCACAAGGAACTCGGGAACAGACGGCTCAGGAGGAGAGCGGCATTCAGACACTGACAGTGACAGGCGCGAAGATGACAGGTCCCAGCACAGTAGTGGCAATGGAAACGACTTTGAAATGATCACAAAAGAGGAACTGGAACAGCAAACAGATGAAGGGGAttgtgaggaggaagaggaggaagataCCGAAAGTGGGCCTTCACATGGAAAATCATAA
- the SAMD7 gene encoding sterile alpha motif domain-containing protein 7, with translation MTPREHMRKMSILGEQGALEEKHLYRLAGGMAAGELRQRQEMLMRNQLMAVNPQLMGPGQQRMQAIPAQFEPRLVERDLLPSTEMMASADPRQIHIASHLGPAVPQHPNMPNLLSNRVYPGPGYSFLQPESMEAVARRQELVQKQNIARMEMEMSAIFQQKEMEKAHRKGLLGLEAPFLYHGMPASPIAFRGRHRLPEGHLANDLYVHRTTLDEIHGNSMLMAGSPYPPVTSLQRERGRRPGRRAANHKSAEGSANGAKNQADDKSTDSASAAVDEEKEDKKEVEVETPNKHEQSKNQTEPAVVAKNCKEFEQGLRKNCATHEIPTETTSCSNTNEKEANSSCAAFDDKYLYPSAIPFSALPYGFPVPNNPLLPSGAHGLILNGEDISSVEDIRKWTVDDVHNFIGSLPGCSDYAQIFKDHAIDGETLPLLTEEHLLDTMGLKLGPALKIRSQVSRRLGNVFYMMNVPLSMPLPPAAGKPSEQPSDMASPLHCNSSGDTLDSPCSQDPETSQAVEQMVSESRENPCDTAGSQADFQMIAFQKS, from the exons ATGACTCCCCGGGAGCACATGAGGAAGATGTCCATCCTGGGGGAACAGGGAGCCCTGGAGGAAAAGCACCTGTACCGGCTGGCAGGCGGCATGGCAGCAGGAG AGCTGCGGCAGCGGCAGGAGATGCTGATGAGGAACCAGCTGATGGCAGTAAACCCGCAGCTGATGGGGCCGGGCCAGCAGAGGATGCAGGCGATCCCCGCCCAGTTCGAGCCGCGACTGGTGGAGAG aGATCTGCTGCCTTCAACTGAAATGATGGCCTCAGCTGACCCCAGGCAAATCCACATAGCATCCCACCTGGGACCCGCagtcccacagcaccccaacATGCCCAACCTGCTGTCCAACCGTGTCTACCCAGGCCCAG GATACAGCTTTCTGCAACCAGAATCCATGGAAGCTGTGGCCAGAAGACAAGAACTGgttcaaaagcaaaatattgcCAG AATGGAAATGGAGATGAGTGCTATTTTccagcaaaaggaaatggagaaagcCCATCGGAAAGGACTCCTGGGCCTGGAAGCCCCTTTCCTTTACCACGGGATGCCAGCGAGTCCCATCGCTTTCCGGGGCAGGCACAGACTCCCTGAAGGGCACCTTGCCAACGACCTGTACGTGCACAGGACCACCCTGGACGAGATCCATGGCAACAGCATGCTCATGGCAGGCAGCCCCTACCCGCCAGTCACCAgcctgcagagggagagggggcgccgcccagggaggagagctgCAAATCACAAAAGTGCCGAGGGCAGCGCCAACGGCGCAAAGAACCAGGCAGATGACAAATCCACCGACTCTGCCTCAGCTGCAGTGGATGAGGAGAAAGAGGATAAAAAGGAAGTAGAGGTGGAGACACCAAACAAACACGAGCAGAGCAAAAACCAGACTGAGCCGGCTGTGGTTGCCAAGAACTGCAAAGAGTTTGAACAAGGCTTGAGAAAAAACTGTGCTACTCATGAAATTCCAACTGAAACCACCAGCTGCAGCAACACAAATGAGAAGGAAGCcaacagctcctgtgctgcttttgatgACAAGTACCTGTACCCTTCTGCAATCCCATTCTCAGCATTACCATATGGATTTCCAGTGCCCAACAACCCATTGCTACCCTCAG GAGCCCATGGCCTGATCCTGAATGGAGAAGACATTTCTTCTGTCGAAGACATTCGCAAGTGGACAGTTGATGATGTGCACAACTTCATTGGcagcctcccaggctgctcagactATGCCCAG ATATTTAAAGACCATGCTATTGATGGAGAAACCCTTCCACTGCTAACAGAGGAGCATCTCCTGGATACAATGGGATTAAAACTCGGACCAGCATTAAAAATCCGCTCTCAG GTGTCCCGACGTCTGGGCAATGTGTTCTACATGATGaatgtccctctgtccatgcccctgcctcctgctgcagggaaacCCTCAGAGCAGCCCTCTGACATGGCCTCCCCCCTGCACTGCAACAGCAGCGGTGACACCCTggacagcccctgctcccaggacCCAGAAACCTCCCAAGCAGTGGAACAGATGGTTTCAGAAAGCAGGGAAAATCCATGTGACACAGCTGGATCCCAGGCTGACTTCCAGATGATTGCTTTCCAGAAAAGTTGA